AAACCGCCGCCCACCCCCATCAGCGACGCCATGATTCCCACCGCGAAACCCAGCAGTACAGGTGCCAGAATGGAGAGGCGCAGTCCGGAAACAGGGAATTCCATCCGCCAGGGCAATCGATCCAGCCAGGAAATCCCTGCCTGCACTTTCTTTTTGTTTTTACCGGGATGATGGCCCCAACGCATGGCGAGGGTCGACTCCACGAGCATGGAGATGCCGATAAATCCCAGCAGGCCGACGTAAAGGAAGGTGACCACTAGTCCAAAATACCCGGACGCATCCAGGATACGCGCCACATGCACACCCAGCAGTCCACCCATCCAGCTCCCCGCGAGGAGGATGAAGGCCATGCGCATGTCTACATTACCCATACGCCAGTGCGCATAACTCCCGACAGCCGACGCCCCAACGATTTGCGCCGCGCCGGTGCCCACTGCCACGAGGGGTGGCACACCGACAAAAATCAACAGCGGAGTGATCAGAAACCCGCCTC
This sequence is a window from Acidithiobacillus ferridurans. Protein-coding genes within it:
- a CDS encoding sulfite exporter TauE/SafE family protein, which codes for MELFLPVAHMAVNIWLIIGFGLIVGFLSGLTGVGGGFLITPLLIFVGVPPLVAVGTGAAQIVGASAVGSYAHWRMGNVDMRMAFILLAGSWMGGLLGVHVARILDASGYFGLVVTFLYVGLLGFIGISMLVESTLAMRWGHHPGKNKKKVQAGISWLDRLPWRMEFPVSGLRLSILAPVLLGFAVGIMASLMGVGGGFVMVPIMLYLLKMPTRVVVGTSLFQLLFTSAEVGILQAGMNHAVDPYLVLALVLGSIFGTQFGARLGALMRGEQLRLVLALVVLGVAIKMGLGLVIPPEHLYSMARVV